A stretch of the Aegilops tauschii subsp. strangulata cultivar AL8/78 chromosome 4, Aet v6.0, whole genome shotgun sequence genome encodes the following:
- the LOC109779592 gene encoding uncharacterized protein yields MDLLQSSYAPGDASSPEDESLSSPDTSPLRLPSKSAAPAVDETALALSAAAASTSRPLDPSLHLIPFNPTADQLWAPVLGPQHPHAPISSASGHRNHKLGHVEDAALLPFLFDEQYNTFHRFGYASDPSGLHIIGDAQPQAPDLDTVYNLPPSEHKRRRIQSREENHEPLPPEAQNPASDEWVVHNKQSPWAGNREGPPVELTDEQRQYAEAHAAKKAEKEARGEGKEKTEVVVKSTFHGKEEKDYQGRSWITPPKDAKATNERCYIPKRCVHEWIGHTKGVSAIRFFPKYGHLLLSASMDCKIKIWDVLESKTCMRTYMGHSKAVRDISFSNDGSKFLSAGYDRNIQYWDTETGQVISTFSTGKVPYVVKLNPDEDKQHILLAGMSDKKIVQWDMKSGQITQEYDQHLGAVNTITFVDNNRRFVTSSDDKSLRVWEFGIPVVIKYISEPHMHSMPSIAVHPNSNWLAAQSLDNQILIYSTKERFQLNKKKRFAGHIVAGYACQVSFSPDGRFVMSGDGEGSCWFWDWKSCRRFKTLKCHNGVCIGCEWHPLETSKVATCGWDGVIKYWD; encoded by the exons ATGGATCTTCTCCAGTCCTCGTACGCGCCTGGCGACGCATCCTCGCCGGAGGACGAGTCGCTCTCCTCCCCGGACACCTCCCCGCTCCGCCTCCCCTCCAagtccgccgcccccgccgtcgatGAGACAGCGCTCGCGctatccgccgccgccgcttccaCCTCCCGTCCTCTCGACCCCTCTCTCCACCTCATCCCCTTCAACCCCACCGCCGACCAGCTCTGGGCGCCCGTCCTCGGTCCTCAGCACCCCCACGCGCCCATCTCATCCGCCTCTGGTCACCGTAACCACAAGCTCGGTCACGTCGAAGACGCAGCGCTCCTCCCCTTCCTCTTCGACGAGCAGTATAACACTTTCCATCGCTTCGGCTACGCATCTGACCCCTCCGGCCTCCACATCATCGGTGACGCGCAGCCACAGGCGCCCGACCTCGACACCGTCTACAACCTCCCTCCTTCTGAGCACAAGCGCCGCCGCATCCAATCCAGGGAGGAAAACCACGAGCCCCTCCCCCCAGAGGCCCAAAACCCTGCATCCGACGAGTGGGTCGTGCACAACAAACAGAGTCCCTGGGCTGGCAATCGGGAGGGCCCGCCTGTGGAGCTCACGGACGAGCAGAGACAGTACGCCGAGGCACATGCGGCCAAGAAGGCTGAGAAGGAGGCACGAGGCGAAGGGAAGGAGAAAACAGAGGTGGTGGTCAAGAGCACCTTCCATGggaaggaggagaaggactacCAGGGACGATCGTGGATCACTCCACCCAAGGATGCCAAGGCGACCAACGAGCGCTGTTATATTCCCAAGAGGTGTGTACATGAGTGGATTGGACACACCAAGGGGGTCTCAGCGATCAGATTTTTTCCCAAGTATGGCCATCTATTGCTGTCTGCAAGTATGGATTGTAAGATTAAAATTTGGGACGTGCTTGAGTCGAAGACATGTATGCGGACTTACATGGGGCACTCCAAGGCGGTACGGGATATATCGTTCTCTAATGACGGTAGTAAGTTCTTGAGTGCTGGCTATGACCGGAATATTCAGTATTGGGATACCGAAACTGGGCAGGTGATCTCAACCTTCTCTACTGGTAAGGTACCTTATGTCGTGAAGCTCAATCCTGATGAAGATAAGCAGCATATTCTCCTTGCTGGGATGAGTGACAAGAAGATTGTGCAGTGGGATATGAAGTCAGGGCAGATCACACAGGAATATGATCAGCACTTGGGGGCGGTGAACACTATTACCTTTGTAGATAATAATAGGAGGTTTGTGACATCTAGCGATGACAAGTCTCTTCGTGTGTGGGAGTTTGGCATCCCTGTAGTTATTAAGTATATCAGTGAGCCGCACATGCACTCCATGCCGTCTATTGCAGTACACCCGAACTCTAACTGGCTGGCAGCACAGAGCTTGGACAATCAGATACTGATATACAGCACCAAGGAAAGGTTTCAACTTAATAAGAAGAAGAGGTTTGCAGGCCACATTGTGGCAGGTTATGCTTGTCAGGTGAGCTTCTCTCCTGATGGGAGGTTTGTGATGTCAGGAGACGGTGAAGGTAGTTGCTGGTTCTGGGACTGGAAAAGCTGCAGGAGATTCAAGACATTGAAGTGCCACAATGGAGTTTGCATTGGATGTGAGTGGCATCCGTTGGAGACTAGCAAGGTTGCAACATGTGGATGGGATGGCGTCATAAAATACTG GGATTAA